The following are encoded together in the Chlorocebus sabaeus isolate Y175 chromosome 12, mChlSab1.0.hap1, whole genome shotgun sequence genome:
- the LOC140713123 gene encoding uncharacterized protein, with protein sequence LGSEASARVHAAPSAADAGSRGAVGTGPYRQGDRDPRAVPRGIAAGAKPPVPPEAETKPRRKDSGSRPRTLRSPTRSRHARGRDPRPVRRPRCPFSPQTAAYECSLLAAAPGPTGAQLSSRQSRGSLNNGVPGRGRCRAFSPCSTLRIRLGSRSCSWREAAAGTHTTLGHRAPPAARRTASSRAGRPGPATRPMGSDPRGEGGA encoded by the coding sequence CTCGGCTCAGAAGCCAGCGCCCGGGTCCATGCAGCCCCCTCCGCGGCAGACGCGGGGAGCCGGGGAGCAGTGGGGACAGGTCCCTACCGGCAGGGTGACCGGGACCCCCGCGCGGTCCCACGTGGTATCGCAGCAGGCGCGAAGCCCCCGGTGCCACCCGAGGCCGAGACAAAGCCCAGGCGCAAGGACTCCGGATCCCGACCTCGGACCCTGCGGAGCCCAACtcggagccgccacgcccggggcAGAGACCCCCGCCCGGTCCGGAGACCTCGTTGCCCGTTTTCACCTCAGACCGCCGCCTACGAGTGCTCGCTCCTCGCCGCGGCGCCTGGGCCGACTGGAGCGCAGCTGAGCAGCCGACAGAGCCGCGGCAGCCTCAACAATGGAGTCCCGGGGCGGGGCCGCTGCCGCGCGTTCAGCCCGTGTTCCACGCTCAGGATCCGGCTCGGATCAAGGAGCTGCAGCTGGCGCGAGGCTGCGGCCGGAACACACACCACGCTGGGGCACAGGGCCCCGCCTGCCGCCCGCCGCACCGCCTCCAGCAGAGCCGGGCGTCCAGGGCCCGCCACCCGGCCAATGGGGAGCGATCCGCGCGGAGAGGGCGGGGCCTAG